In Sodalis ligni, a single genomic region encodes these proteins:
- a CDS encoding M24 family metallopeptidase, whose product MIDKNLIGSIPQGGDSAFPKQEFDSRIAKLQAILRDKSIDLYLTSGAENIFYLSGQQTPGYYIFQCLAIPVQGEPFLVLRELESYNARFNTYLESLYGYGDGFSPAQALASAIEQEGWKGKRIAIDRSAWFLTVNIFAELAARLGEMQDGSGYAESLRRVKSPLEILALEEAARENDAGMRAGIQAARAGVDENAIAGAIMGATIAAGSEYMGMEPFVTSGPRSGVPHTTWRRRVIQSGDVVVLETAGCHHRYHAALFRTIMVGDVPQQARDWHNITLDALAAAMAAMKPGNLCSDVHDAAQRVIDAGGATNAYRKRTGYSMGISFAPDWGEGNILHLNKGYDVELVEGMAFHIPITLREYARFTVACSETVIVTRDGCRPLSKIPRDLINI is encoded by the coding sequence ATGATAGATAAGAACTTAATCGGCAGCATCCCCCAAGGGGGCGATTCGGCCTTTCCCAAGCAGGAATTCGACAGCCGTATCGCGAAACTCCAGGCCATTTTAAGGGATAAAAGTATCGACTTATATCTCACCAGCGGTGCTGAAAATATATTCTATCTATCCGGCCAGCAAACCCCTGGTTATTACATTTTCCAGTGTCTGGCAATTCCGGTACAGGGAGAACCCTTCCTGGTTCTGCGCGAGCTGGAGTCCTATAACGCCCGCTTCAATACCTACCTGGAAAGTTTATACGGTTACGGCGACGGCTTCTCTCCCGCACAAGCCCTGGCTTCGGCCATTGAACAGGAAGGGTGGAAAGGCAAACGCATCGCTATCGATAGAAGCGCCTGGTTTCTCACGGTGAATATTTTCGCCGAACTTGCCGCCCGCCTGGGGGAAATGCAGGATGGCAGCGGTTACGCCGAATCGCTGCGCCGGGTGAAAAGTCCTCTGGAAATCCTCGCGCTGGAGGAAGCGGCGCGGGAAAATGACGCCGGTATGCGGGCAGGAATACAGGCGGCCAGAGCCGGTGTGGATGAAAACGCCATTGCCGGCGCGATTATGGGCGCGACCATCGCCGCCGGTTCGGAATATATGGGAATGGAACCCTTTGTCACGTCCGGCCCGCGATCCGGCGTTCCCCATACCACCTGGCGCCGTCGCGTGATCCAATCTGGCGATGTGGTGGTATTGGAAACCGCCGGTTGCCATCACCGCTACCATGCCGCGCTTTTTCGCACCATCATGGTGGGGGATGTCCCGCAACAGGCCCGCGATTGGCATAACATCACCCTTGACGCCCTCGCCGCCGCCATGGCAGCCATGAAACCCGGCAATCTGTGTTCCGATGTCCATGATGCGGCGCAGCGGGTGATTGACGCCGGCGGCGCCACGAATGCCTATAGGAAGCGGACCGGGTATAGCATGGGTATCTCTTTTGCCCCTGACTGGGGTGAAGGCAATATTTTACATCTTAATAAAGGCTACGATGTGGAATTGGTTGAAGGCATGGCCTTTCATATTCCCATCACCCTGCGGGAATATGCTCGATTTACCGTTGCCTGCAGCGAAACGGTCATCGTTACGCGGGACGGATGCCGGCCGTTAAGTAAAATTCCTCGGGACTTGATTAATATCTAA